The stretch of DNA CTGAAATTCAAGATAATCTTTTATATCCATATCTTTCATTTTTACAAATATTTCTGGTATTTCATGTCTATATTTAAATCTTATATCATCTGGATGAGTATCAATTAGTTTATTTTTTAGCTTTTGACATGGAAATTTTTCACATTCAATACAATAATTTTTATTTTGACTATTATAACAACAATTTCTTATTTTGCAGCTCCATTTACTCGTTCTTTTTTGATCTTTATTTTCTGAAGCACATCCAAGACAGGTCTTTTTA from Halanaerobiales bacterium encodes:
- a CDS encoding DUF3795 domain-containing protein; translation: MKERNNKLAPCGVFCGACPSYKKTCLGCASENKDQKRTSKWSCKIRNCCYNSQNKNYCIECEKFPCQKLKNKLIDTHPDDIRFKYRHEIPEIFVKMKDMDIKDYLEFQEERWRCPFCGGTIHFYKYKCSKCGKKMKV